Genomic DNA from Nitrospirota bacterium:
TCTCGCAAGATTTCTCTCCTTTTTACCACATTTGGTATCTTTAAAATTTGGTGAATTTCTTGGTGTGCTCTTATTTACTATCGACAGAAAACATAGAGGCTATACCATTAATAACCTGAGGATGTCGCTTGGAGGAGAAAAAACAGAGACTGAACTCAGAGAGATTGCAAAGGGTTCTTACGCCAATCTCGGAAGAAATTTTGCAGAATTTTCTCGCTTTCTTAACAGTGGAACGAATCTGATAGAGAGATATGTGAGGATTGATGGCTTTGAAAACTATCTAAATGCGAAGGCTAAAGGAAAAGGTGTTATATTCCTCACGGGGCACTGTGGTAACTGGGAGTTGATGGCACTTGCACAATCAAAGATGGGAGAACCGCTTTCGGTTATAGGCAGACCGATGGATAACCCATATCTCGACAGGTTGATAAACAAGATTAGAGCAACGTATGGAAACAGGACCATAAATAAGAGGGGTGCGATCAGAGAGATGCTTAGAACCCTGAAGGAGGGTGGAGTTATAGGGATACTCCTTGATGAGAATACACGGCTGGATGAGGGAGTTTTTGTTGATTTTTTCGGTATCCCCGCATGCACAAACAGAGGTTTTGCTAATATTATTCTCAAGACAGGGGCACCTGTTGTCCCGGCATTTATAAATTATGAAGGAAAAGGACATCACAGGGTAGTCTACAGTAAAGAGCTTGAGATTATTAATATAGGTAACCGCG
This window encodes:
- a CDS encoding lysophospholipid acyltransferase family protein, with protein sequence MALFLEYLFYISLARFLSFLPHLVSLKFGEFLGVLLFTIDRKHRGYTINNLRMSLGGEKTETELREIAKGSYANLGRNFAEFSRFLNSGTNLIERYVRIDGFENYLNAKAKGKGVIFLTGHCGNWELMALAQSKMGEPLSVIGRPMDNPYLDRLINKIRATYGNRTINKRGAIREMLRTLKEGGVIGILLDENTRLDEGVFVDFFGIPACTNRGFANIILKTGAPVVPAFINYEGKGHHRVVYSKELEIINIGNREKDVIENTALFTRVIENHIRKYPDQWLWMLKRWKTRPAKSESESEK